From one Streptobacillus felis genomic stretch:
- the dusA gene encoding tRNA dihydrouridine(20/20a) synthase DusA, translating into MYKVSLAPMVDRTDTHFRNFIRMINEDIELYTEMITTQAILNGYKEKILKKTSEENPVVLQIATSSLNESIEAAKIIKYTDYNSVNINVGCPSDRVSGHNMGAYLMSEPQLVRDIAQAVKEYSGKPVSIKNRIGIDGKGILENDRKIVTYEELLDFIDITNVDKYIVHARIAILKGLSPKENRTIPPLDYDMVYRLKKDRPNLEIEINGGIKTIEDIVNHHNYVDSVMIGRTFYDNPMLANEINKLNGKVEIEIKDILKKMFHYVKKIEENGEKPHHFLRHTLGLFYNTPYSKLWKNKISPTNSNSNDILEFLSIIV; encoded by the coding sequence ATGTATAAAGTATCATTAGCACCAATGGTAGATAGAACAGACACTCATTTTAGAAATTTTATTAGAATGATAAATGAGGATATAGAATTATATACTGAAATGATTACAACACAAGCAATATTAAATGGATATAAAGAAAAAATATTAAAGAAAACATCTGAAGAAAATCCTGTTGTATTACAGATTGCAACTTCATCTTTAAATGAAAGTATTGAAGCAGCAAAGATTATTAAGTATACAGATTATAATAGTGTAAACATTAATGTTGGTTGTCCTTCAGATAGAGTTTCAGGCCATAATATGGGTGCATATTTAATGAGTGAACCTCAATTGGTAAGAGATATTGCACAAGCTGTAAAAGAATATTCTGGTAAACCTGTAAGTATAAAAAATAGAATAGGAATAGATGGAAAAGGAATTTTAGAAAATGATAGAAAAATAGTAACATATGAAGAATTATTAGATTTTATAGATATAACAAATGTAGATAAATATATAGTACATGCAAGGATAGCTATATTAAAAGGTTTAAGTCCTAAAGAAAATAGGACTATACCTCCTTTAGATTATGATATGGTTTATAGATTAAAAAAAGATAGACCTAATTTAGAAATTGAAATAAATGGTGGTATAAAAACTATTGAAGATATAGTAAATCACCATAATTATGTAGATTCTGTGATGATAGGTAGAACTTTTTATGATAATCCTATGCTTGCTAATGAAATAAATAAATTAAATGGAAAAGTAGAAATAGAAATAAAAGATATTTTGAAAAAAATGTTTCATTATGTGAAAAAAATAGAAGAAAACGGTGAAAAACCTCACCATTTTTTAAGACATACTTTAGGACTTTTCTATAATACACCATATAGTAAGTTATGGAAAAATAAAATATCACCAACTAATTCTAATAGTAATGATATTCTTGAATTTTTATCTATAATAGTGTAA
- the nox gene encoding H2O-forming NADH oxidase: MKVVVVGANHAGTATINTILGNYPGTEVVVFDKNNNISFLGCGMALWIGDQIDGSEGLFYSNKEKLESNGAKVYMETEVYDIDFENKVVYAKSKCGKEFVEKYDKVILSTGSLPIDLPIIGKELENVQYVKLFQNAAEVIEKLKNPEIKHVTVIGAGYIGVELAEAFERKGKKVRLVDSSEDCLSTYYDKEFRTRMNDNLENHGIELSFGEWLKEIKGTDGKVSGIVTDKGEYATDMVILCAGFRPNTDLLKGKVELFRNGAYLVDKTQKTSQDDVYAIGDCATIYDNAIDDVNYIALATNAVRSGIVAAHNVCGTKLEGIGVQGSNGISIYGLNMVSTGLSEENAKRRGFEVETTTFTDNQKPEFMKTENDQVTVKIVYDKNSRRILGAQMASTLDISLGLHVFSLAIQEKVTIDKFKLLDIFFLPHFNKPYNYFTMTALGAK, from the coding sequence ATGAAAGTAGTAGTTGTAGGTGCAAATCATGCTGGGACAGCGACAATTAATACAATTTTAGGTAACTATCCAGGAACAGAAGTAGTTGTTTTTGATAAAAATAATAACATTAGTTTCTTAGGTTGTGGAATGGCTTTATGGATAGGGGATCAAATTGATGGTTCAGAAGGATTATTCTATTCAAACAAAGAAAAATTAGAATCAAATGGTGCTAAAGTATACATGGAAACTGAAGTATATGACATCGATTTTGAAAACAAAGTAGTTTATGCGAAAAGTAAATGTGGAAAAGAATTTGTAGAAAAATATGATAAAGTAATACTTTCTACAGGATCTTTACCAATTGATTTACCAATTATAGGTAAAGAATTAGAAAATGTTCAATACGTTAAATTATTCCAAAATGCAGCGGAAGTAATTGAAAAATTAAAAAATCCTGAAATTAAACATGTTACTGTAATAGGTGCAGGATATATAGGAGTAGAATTAGCTGAAGCATTTGAAAGAAAAGGTAAAAAGGTTAGATTAGTTGATTCTTCAGAAGATTGTTTATCAACATATTATGATAAAGAATTTAGAACTAGAATGAATGATAACTTAGAAAATCACGGAATTGAATTATCATTTGGTGAATGGTTAAAAGAAATTAAAGGTACAGATGGTAAAGTATCAGGAATAGTTACTGATAAAGGTGAGTATGCAACTGATATGGTAATATTATGTGCTGGATTTAGACCTAACACAGACTTATTAAAAGGTAAAGTAGAATTATTTAGAAATGGTGCATATTTAGTAGATAAAACTCAAAAAACATCTCAAGATGATGTTTATGCAATAGGAGATTGTGCTACTATTTATGATAACGCTATTGATGATGTTAACTACATTGCATTAGCAACTAACGCTGTAAGAAGTGGTATAGTAGCTGCGCATAATGTTTGTGGAACTAAATTAGAAGGAATAGGAGTTCAAGGTTCAAATGGAATTTCTATTTATGGATTAAACATGGTTTCAACTGGATTATCAGAAGAAAATGCAAAAAGACGTGGATTTGAAGTAGAAACTACTACATTTACAGATAATCAAAAACCAGAATTTATGAAAACAGAAAACGATCAAGTTACAGTAAAAATAGTTTATGATAAAAATTCAAGAAGAATTTTAGGAGCACAAATGGCTTCTACATTAGATATTTCACTTGGATTACACGTGTTCTCACTTGCAATTCAAGAAAAAGTAACTATTGATAAATTTAAATTATTAGATATTTTCTTCTTACCACACTTTAACAAACCATATAACTACTTTACTATGACGGCTTTAGGGGCAAAATAG
- the trxA gene encoding thioredoxin: protein MSKVLHLAAAEQLKEIFEKEKVVLVDFFATWCGPCKRLGPVLDELSEEANFAIVKIDVDQFPELAGEYGVRSIPTLFVVKDGEKVAADLGFKTKDELFSLVKNNI from the coding sequence ATGAGTAAAGTTTTACATTTAGCAGCAGCTGAACAATTAAAAGAAATATTTGAAAAAGAAAAAGTAGTTTTAGTAGACTTCTTTGCAACATGGTGTGGACCATGTAAAAGATTAGGACCAGTTTTAGATGAACTTAGTGAAGAAGCAAATTTTGCTATAGTTAAAATTGATGTAGATCAATTTCCTGAATTAGCTGGAGAATATGGAGTAAGAAGTATACCTACTTTATTCGTAGTAAAAGATGGAGAAAAAGTTGCTGCAGATTTAGGATTTAAAACAAAAGATGAATTATTTTCTTTAGTGAAAAATAATATATAA